The Sorangiineae bacterium MSr11954 DNA segment GCAAGCACTCGGCCTCGCACACCGCGCGGCCGATGGCATGAAAGAGCGAGCCATCGGGGAAGCGACCGAGATCGCGGCGCGTGAGCCGCGAGCGGCTCGATGGATCGAAGGGGAGGCGAGGGGCCGAAGGGTTCACGCGCTACCGTCGCAAAAAGGCTACCACGCCCCAAATCACCAGGCCGACCAGGGCGAGCAGCACCCCCACCGCGATGACGGTGAGCCTCGACTCCGCGCGCTGAAAGCGCTTTACCCGCGCCTCGAACTCCGCGATCGCGCGCTGCGCCTCCGGCGTATTGCCCTGGATGCGCAGGCGCATGGCGATCGCCTCCAGGCGATTGGCCGCCACCTGGGAGACCCCGTCGGCCTCGCCGTCCCGCAGGAGCGGATAACATTGGAGCCCTGCCTCGACCAAGGCCTGCCAGTGGCTGGGAAAATAGCCCGTGGTGAGCAGCTGCTTCTGCCGCGCGGGATCCGCCTGCGGCAAGAGCGCATGAAACTCGGTCAGCGCCTCCAATTGCGCGGCGACCCCGGAGGCAGGACGCGCGAGCGTGCCGCAGTACGCGCAGATACGCTCGGGTACGTGGGCTCCACATTGTACGCAGCGCGCGGGATCCATGCTGGCAGCTTATAGCTTACGCCAAGCGCCGCCGAATCCCCCCGGAGCACCACCGTAGCCTGCCGTGCACGGAATATTTGCTCGCGTAGACGCTACGATTGAAGCGGACCGCGCCGGGCCGAAAGCGCGCGGACTCGGTTTCAAAGCCACCTTCGAACCGCGAATCAGAAGTGCGCGTCGCCGGTCGCGTGCATCGTCGTGGCGGCCTCGGAGTGAGGCGCCCGGCCGATCGCGCCCTCCATCCGCTCCGTCGACCATCGCTCGCCCACCCCGCCATCGTCGTCTTGCAGAAGGTGCACCGCCGGCTCGGCGGCCAACGTTTGCGGTGGCGTGGGCACGCTCGGCTTGGGCGTGCCGAGCGCCACCAGCGCGGAGCCCGCGCGCAGCAACGCCACGGCGACGAGCGCCGAGATGGTGGCGGCCACCAAAACCCGCTGCGCGAGACGCTCGCGGACCGCGTGAACCTTGCTGCGCGCAATGTCGCTCGAGAGGCCGCGGGACGTCTGAGAGGGGTCCCAGGCCGCGGATGGCTTACGCGCCTCGTCGATCGTATCCTCGATCCGGCTATTCATGATGTCCCTCCGGGCACGGGACGAGGCGGCCATAGCGGCCTTCCTCGGTATCGGCGAGACGGCATTTTACAGTCGCGAGAACCACATATCTTAAGTACATGGTGAGAGCACGATCGGCTAAAAAAAGATGGCCGGGCCGAACATCGATCCAAGGTGCGCCTCAGGAGTATGATGTTCGCCATTCACGCGACGCGTTGCCATACCGCAATTGCCGGCAAATTCGTTGTCGCGATTCTCGACACATGGCCGAGTCGTACCATCCGATGCCCGCGCTTCGTGTTGGGACCCGCCCTCGAGCAAGCGCTTTCAGGGCGCCTCGAGGCGTGCGCGGACGCGCGCGGCGACCTCGTTCATCGCCTCGTCGCTGGCGTACTTGGTGCGGGGCCAGAAGAAGCCTTTCAAGCCGTCGCCCTTTCGCCGGGGCACCACGTGCACGTGCAAATGGGGGACGCTCTGACTGACCTTGTTGTTCATGGCCACGAAGGATCCCTCGGCCTCGAGCGCGGCCTCCACCGCCCGCGCGACCCGCTGAACCACGGGAAAAAGGGCCGATAACCCCGCCGGGGGGAGCTCCGGGAGCGTCTCGACGTGGGCGCGCGGAATCACCAAAACGTGCCCGTGAAAGAGCGGCTTCTTATCGAGAAAGGCCACGACATCCGGCTCGTCGAGCACCCGCGCCGCGGGGAGCTTGCCGCCCGCGATCTCACAAAAAATGCAACCCATACGGCGCCCCATCTTATCGGCCCCCGCGCGGGGTGGCTACGGTTTCGCGAACTGCTCCGCCACCCAATCGACGAAGACCCGCACGCGCGGCGAGAGCTGCCGGTTGTGGGGATAGAGCAATGACACCGGTGTTCTCGGCGGCGGAAATTTGATGAGCACCGGGCGAAGACGGCCTTGCGCGAGCGCCTCGGCCACGTGGTAGCGCGGCACTTGGATCAAACCGAGGCCCGCGATAGCTGCTCCAATGTAGGCCTCGGCGCCGTTGACGGAGAGCGCCCCGCGCAGGGTCTTCAGCTTCACGCTCCCGCCCACGAGGAACTCGAACGGAAACGGCTTGTTCGTCGCCGATGAGACGAAGTTGACGGCCCGGTGCTCGCCCAGCTGCTCGAGGGTGCGCGGGGTGCCGTATCGGGCCAAGTAGGCGGGGCTGGCGCAGGTGATCTCCTCCAGCAAGGTGACCTGCCGGGCGATCATCGAGCTGTCGCGGAGCTCGCCCACGCGCAGCACGCAGTCGATCCCATCGCGCACCGGATCGACTAGGCGATCGCCCTCGCTCATGTGCAGCTCGACGTCCGGATAGCGCTCGAAGAACTCCGGCAAGGCCGGGATGACGAAGTGGCGCGCCAAGGTGCCGTGCACGTCGACGCGCAAGAGCCCTTTGGGCTTGGCGTCTTTGAACGCGCTCTCCGCCTCCTCCACGTCGGCGAGGAGCCGCAGGCAGCGCTGGTAATACGCTTCGCCGTCCAAGGTCGGGCTGACATGGCGGGTGGTGCGCTGGATCAAGCGCACGCCGAGCCGCGCCTCCAGCTGCTTCAACGCGTGGGTGACCGTGGCCTTGGGCAACCGCAGATCCTCGGCCGCCAAGGTGAAGCTGCGGCGCTCCACGATTCGCGTGAACACCCGCATGGCATCGAAACGGTCCATCGAGAGGGCTCCTGGCAGTTCGCGACCCCGGCAACGTCATCTCACGGGCCGCCCGAATTGTTGGCTATTTTTGAATAGTGATAGCAAATGTTGCCCATTTATCCAACCGATGAGGCCATCCATATTCGTCGCATCGGAATCAACCGATGCACGGAGTGAGCAAGGTCATGAACAACGGAAATCGGAAGGTCGCCATCGTCACGGGAGCCTCGCGCGGGATCGGAGCCGCCATCGCCTCGCGCCTCGCGGCCGATGGAATGGCGGTGGTCGTGAACTATGTCGGCAGCGCCGAGGAGGCCGAGACGGTCATCTCCACCATTCGCGCGGCCGGCGGGGTGGCCACCGCGGTGCGAGCGGACGTCGCCGATCCGGCGGCCGCGCGGCGCTTGTTCGAGGAGGCCGAGGCCGCGTTCGGCAAGGTGAGCGTGCTCGTCAACAACGCGGGCATCATGCAACCGGGCCTCGTGCCCTTGGCCGACACGAGCGACGCGCTCTTCGATCGGCTGGTGGCCGTCAACCTCAAAGGCACGTTCAACACCTTGCGCGAGGCGGCCAGCCGCCTCGGCGAGGGCGGGCGCATCGTCAACTTCTCCTCCAGCACCGTCGGCCTCACGCCGCCGGGCTACTCGGCCTATGTGGCGACCAAGGCTGGCGTGGAGGCCATGACGAACATCTTTGCCAAGGAGCTGCGCGGAAGGTCCATCACCGTCAACGCCGTGGCGCCGGGACCCACGGCCACCGCGCTGTTCTTCAATGGCAAATCGCAGGAGCTCATCGACCACTTCACCAAGGCGGCCCCGCTGGAGCGGCTGGGAACGCCCGAGGACATCGCGGCCGCCGTCGCCTTTTTGGTGGGCCCCGACGGAGCGTGGATCAATGGCCAAACCTTGCGCGCCAACGGCGGGATCGTCTGATCGGCGCGCGCCGGTACCGATCGGGATCGAGCCGACGTGACGACGTCCCGCTTCCTCCGCGCGCAGGCTCGACCCCGGCGGCGGCGCGAGCTCAATGCGCCGCCGCCCGTCCTTCGAGAAAGAGCTTGCACCACCCCGGGTGGCCGATCCCGCGACTCTCGATTTTCCCCCGCGCGTAGAGCCTCGGAAGCAACGGCAGCACATGCTCCTCCACCCGGCATATCGCGCCGCGCGGAAGTGCACCCGTCGACAACTTGTACTTGCCGAATAGAAAATCCGTTCCTGCGATATGCCCATAGGGCCCAATGGGTTTGCTCTGCCGCGTCGTCTCCATCGGCTCGAAATGCCCGCCCCACACCGCGTCGATCCAGATCGCCCCGCTCCCATCGTCGAGCGCGAAGCGAGCGGCCTCGTGCCGGCTGTCGAGCACCCTTTGCCGGCGCATCCCCGCCTCGTGCCAGCGAACCGTCGCCCGGATCGAATAAAAGAGACAGGGCGTGCCCGTCACCGGAGAGATGACCGGCTCCGTGCACACCACATTTCCCTCGGCGCACAGAAGACCGTGCCGCGACGCGACCGCCTGCCCGCGCACCAGCGCATCGCCCGTGCGCACCAACGGCGCGAACAAGGGGCGTATTTTCGATCGCGGTGCGGGCTCGACGGAGGCGTGCACGTCGTGCGCACGCGAAGACGAAGTAGGAAGGGGAGGCGAGGGTAGAGAAGGCGCCACCGGAATGGCGGGACTCGAACGCACGACCCGATTGCGAGCCACCCATTTGGCGAGCGGCGGAAAAACTTGCCACATACACCGCGAAGATGCGGGCCGACCGCTCAGGTTGCAGGCGCCCTTCGAACTTTCGTCAAAAAGATGCAAACCGAGGCCCGCGCGCTGCAACACCGACCTTCGCCCCGCGTCTCAATGGCGATGGGAATTCGAGGTTTGCGAGGTCGCGTCCGTGCCCATGTCCGTGGGACACAGCGCATTTCGAAGCGTGATATCGACCACTCCATCCAGCGCCCGCATCGCGCTCTGGAGCTCGCTTGGCGTGGCGTTCAGCCGCTCCGCCAAGAGCCGCCGAGTCGCGAGGACCAGCGCCTCGCGCGCACGATTCAACCGCCGCGCGGCGGTCACCCGGTGGATCCGGTAGATGGCCCCGATTTCGTCGATGGAGAGCCCGTCGAGGTAATGGTGGCGCAAGAGATTGCGCTCGGCGCTCTCGAGCGAACGCGCCGCCTCCGCGAACGCGGCAGAAAATTCCGACGCAAAACGACGCCGCAAATGGGAGAGCTCGGGATCCGCTTGCGTGCACGGAGTCATGGCCATGGACCGTTCGTCCAGGCCCACCTCGCGTTTGGTGGCCCGCGCCGCGCTCAGCGCCTCGCGCGTGATCGCGACCCGAAACCAACCGCGCAAATCCCCGCGCCCGGAGTATTCGGCGATGCGCGGCGGCGCGTCGCCCACCGGCACCAGGAGACGCGTGCTCAAGGCTTGGAGCGCATCGTCGGCGTGCGAGGGAGAATGCTCGTGCGGGCTTGCCGCGCGCGGACCGGTGCCCCACATCCGACGAAGGGCGACCTCTGCCACCTTGCGCATGGCGCCGTCAAAAGCCGCCAGGGCAGCCTCGTTGCCCTTCACGCAACCGCATGCCAGATACAAGTCCGAAGCATGCAACGACTCCAGCGCACCGAGGATCGAGTCCGTTCGAGCGAGACGCTCCGCCACGTAGCGCACGAACGCGCGCTCCTCGAGGACCACGGTGGGCCACGCCGCGCGCCCCGCTGCGACCATGTCGCGAAGGCGCTGCTCGATGGTCTCCCAGCCATCGGGCGCGTCGAAGCCGCACGTCTGGAGCTCCATCGACAGAATCATGAACGACGTAGGATGTGAAGGCGATACGTCCCCCTGTCAAGCGGTACAAAACCCGAGCGCTCCGTGGTTGCCCATGCCGTCGTGCGATTCCAATACGATAGCCGCCTTCATCGAGGGCGCTCTTTCGGCCGAGGAGGAAGCTCGCTTCGAAGCGCACGTGGACACGTGCCCCGAGTGCCGCGCCCTGCTCGGCATGCTGGGGCGCTCCGCCGTCGCCCTGCGCGACGGGCAGCCGGATCCCGAGGCCTCCCCGCCCATTCGAATCGGTGAGCGCGTCGGCCGCTACGTGATCCTCGATTGGCTCGGCGAAGGGGGCATGGGCGTGGTCTACGCGGCCCACGATCCCGAGCTCGATCGGACGATCGCGTTGAAGTTCCTTCGCCCCGGTCTCTTGGATACGCGCTCGGCCGGCGGCGAGCGGCTCCTGGGGGAGGCCCGCGCCATGGCCAAGGTCGCGCACCCCAACGTGGTCAATGTGTTCGACGCCGGGGTGCACGGCGAACGAATCTTCGTCGTCATGGAGCGGGTCGACGGCTCCACCCTGCGCGAATGGCTGGCCGCCGCGCCGCGCGCACCGCGCGACGTCCTGCACATGTTCGTGGAGGCCGGGCGAGGGGTGGCGGCCGCGCACGCGGCGGGGCTGGTGCACCGCGACTTCAAACCCGACAACGTGCTCGTGGGCGCCGACGGGCGCGTGCGCGTCACCGACTTCGGCCTCGCCTTGGCCCGCGCCGCCAACGTCGAGCGGCTCGGACCGACGGACGACGCACGCGGACCGGGCACCCCCGCGTACATGGCGCCCGAGCACGGCGATCCCGATCGCATCGACGCCCGCACCGACCAATTCAGCTTTTGCGTCGCGCTCTACGAAGCGCTGCACGGCGCCCCGCCGTTTCCGCGCAAGGCCGCCCCCGAAAAGTACGCGCGCACCCCCGATCCGCCGCGCGGCGTGCCGCGCAGGGTGGCCCGCGCCATCGTACGCGGGCTGCGGGCGAACAAGGAGGAGCGCCACCCGTCGATGACCGCGCTCTTGGACGAGCTCGCGCCGCCTCGCTGGCCCTTGCGCGTGGTGCTCGCCCTGGGAATTTTGGTGCTCGCCATCGCGGGCGGCGCCTCGTTCGCCATGCACCGCCTGGCGGCGCGTCCAGCCGTCTGCCCCAGCGCCGAGCCCAAGCTCGCCGGGGTGTGGGACGGGCCCTCGCGCGAACGGGTGCACAAAGCGTTTCTCGCCACCGGGCAACCTTATGCCGAGGACACGTGGAAGAAGACGGAGCGCATCCTCGACACCTACGTGTCCCGCTGGACGGCGATGAACGTGGAGGCGTGCGAGGCCACCCAGATCCGCGCCGAACAATCGCCGCAGCTCATGGATTTGCGCATCGATTGCCTGGCCGGCGAGCTCCGCGAAATGAAGGCGCTGATCTCCGTCTACGCCGATGCAGATGCAAAGACGTTGCAAGAGTCCGTCAAATCGGCCCGCGCCCTCCGCAGCGTCGACGCGTGCTCCGACGTGCGCTCGCTGGTCACCAAGCTCGCGCCGCCCTCGGATCCCGCCCAGCGCGCGCGCATCGACGAGGTGCTGGAGCGGGTCGGCCAAGCGGCGGCCCTGGAGAGCGCCGCCAAGTACGTGCGCGCGGCCGAGGTGGCCCAGGCGGCGGCGACCGACGCCGCCACCCTCGGCTACCCGCCCGCGCTCGCCGAGGCCCTGCGCCGCCGCGCGAACATCGCATGGCGCCGCGGAGACGATGCCGCCGCCGTCCTCGATTTGTTCTCCACCATCGAGGCTGCCGAGATGGGCCGCGACGATCTGCTCAAGGCGCGCGCGCTCACCACCCTCGTCTACGTGCTCGGCGATCGGCAGCAGCGCTACGCGGACGCCGAGCGGATCGCGCAGCTGGCCCGCGGCGCCATCGAGCGCAGCGGCGGCCACGGCGAGCTCGAGGCGCGGCTCTTGGAGGGCCTGGCGGCCATCCACCAAGGGCAAGGCCGCTACGACGAGGCGCGAAAGCTCGGCGTGGAGGCGCTCGCCCTCTGGGAGAAGGCCAACGGCCCCGACGATCTCGAGGTAGCCATCTCGCTGAACAACCTCTCGCTCGCCTTGCGAAGGCTCGGCGATCTCTCCGGCACCCTGGCCAAACGCGAGCAGGCGCTGGGCATCCTCCAGCGCGTGCTCGGCCGCGGTCACCCCACCACCGCCACCATCCAGGGCAACGTCGCCGTCGCGCTCACCGATATGCACCGCCTCGACACCGCGTGGGCCATGGCCGAAGAGTCGCGCGATCTGCTCGCGCAGACCCTGGGCCCCGATCATGTTCAAGTCGCATACATCGAGGACACCCTCGCAGCGATCCGCCTGGAGCAAGATCGCTGCGCCGAGGCCTTGCCGCACGCGCAGCGCGCCACGGATATCATCGAGCGCACGCGGGGTCCGAAGAGCCCGACCCTGGCCGAGGTGCTCAACACCGTGGGCCGCATCGAGCGCTGTCTGGGGCGGGTCGAGCGCGCCATCGAGCTGCACCGCCGCGCCCTTTCCATCTGGGAGCCCGCGTCCACCGAGAGCGGGGGCTACGCCACCACCCTGCACGCCATGGGCGAGGACTGGCTCGCCGCCAAGCGGCCCTCGAGCGCCCTCGCCCCCCTCGAGCGCGCCCTCCAGCTCCGCAGCGGACCCGATCGCTTGCAAGAAGATCTGGCAGACACTCGATTCACCCTCGCCCGGGCCCTGGACGGCGCCCGGCGCGAGCCCGATCGGGCGCGCTCGCTCGCCGACGCCGCCCTCGACTTCTATGCGGCGACACCGGGTTGCGAACGCGATCGCGATACGGTTGCAATGTTCTTGCGAACGTTACGCTAGTTCATCTCCGGCTGCGCATCCGAACCCAGACCCTGCACCGGCGCCGCGGCCGCGCCGCCCAACCACAGGAGCCCGTCCACGATGAACCGGTTCTGGACCTCGCTGGCGAACGTGGACGAGAGGGGCTTGTTCGCCCCGTAATCCATGGCGTCGTGCCCGAAGTTCGCATAGAGCATGCGGTAATTCACGTTGGTCCAAAGGATCGGGTAATACCCGTTGTACCAGGTCTGATTGGGATCGGTGCCCAGCGGAAAGCTCGAAGGATCGACGGACGCCAAGATCCGAATGTTGGCGTCCTTCCTCAAATCGTTGTTCCAGCTGTACCACTCGCTGACCGCCGACCTGAACGTCGCCGGCAGCCGCGCGGTGGCCGGGTGCGTACGGTTCTCCACGCGCAGCACCGCCGTCGTCGGGCCCCACGTGTTCGATTTGAAGGCGCCCGTTCCCAGGAATTGACGGTGGTACCAGGACCACGATCCGGGATCGGTGTTGAACGCGGCGACGTGGAACCCGAACCACGCGCCCCCGTTCTGCATGTACGTTTGAAAGGCCGATTTCTGAGGGGCGGTGTGCGGCAGATCGTCGAGGAACATCACGACCTGGTACTGCCCCAGCTCGTTCGCGTTCAATCGATTCCAATCGTTGGTCGACGTATACGAAAACCCATGTTGCGCGGCCACCTGCGGGAACCAGCGGTTGGCCTCGCGCACGAAGCTGATATGGGCTGCGTCGTACGTGCCATTGTAAAAGGCGAGCACTTTGAATTTGGGAGCGGCTCGTTCCTCCCCGTATGCCAAATTCGAATCGAAACAAACACAGCCGAGTAGCAGGACGATGATTCGTGCCAAGGTGCTGGCTCCGGATTTTGCAGTCGCAGTCATGTTGCCTCCCCACGGTGAACGTCGATTCGCTGCAATAATGTCGATCAACATCATTGTATTGAAGATGAACGTCATCGTAAAGGCTCCGCGCGGGGCTCTGTGCAAGGCTCGATCGAGTCAAATTGACATCGTCAACGGGTGCAAAAAGACATCGAAAACGACGCGAAAGGGGGTAGGCTGCAAGCCATCGTCCGCACGTGCCGGGGCCGCGGCCTGCGGCCGATCGTCGCGGGTTAACAGCTTCTCTTCGCGCGACCGCCGCGATTAATTTCAATTACGAGGCGCCCACGATCGTCGTTGTGCGCTGCGCCATCGCGCAGTTGTTGCGCGCGGAGGAGCCGTGGCGCGAAAGCGCCAGACCCGTCGTTCGGGAACCCTTGGGGGCGCTTGGGACAGAACACGCACGCCCCCTTGCTCGGCACGAAAATCACCGCCGCCAGCATCGTAACGGGCACGTCAGATTCGTATCGCGCAAATCCAAGATTCATATTTGTATTGCGGGCTACGTTCACCATGCTATGAGCCATCTTGACGATAACTTGCGCGTGAGCTCCCGAATCGAACGCACGCTTGCACATCGACCCTGTGTTGGTTCGTAGCTCCTAACCGGGTCGCAAGATTTCGCTCCCTCTCATCGCACTCGCATCTCGAACCTCGGCGCGGGCCCACCTAACGGCGGCGAGGCTTGGGACACTCGGAGGGAGTGGCCACTCGGCCGTTTCCTCCATCATGACGCTCGAACGAAATGCGGAACCGTCGGCGCCGCAAACTCGCCGATGACCAAGGACGACGCTCCCATGAGATCACGATTCAAGCCCGTCATCAGAAATGTTGCCATCACCACGCTCGCCCTAGCGCCGCTCGCGGCCTGCGGTGACTCGGAGAGTCTCTCGGCTCCCGGTTCCCTGACGGGCGATGGCCCGGTTTCCGGCGCGCCGGGCAACCCGAACGTCGGCCAGCCCGGGACCAAGGAGCCGGGGAACAAGCCGGCGCCCATCGCCGAAATCGACAAGTCGGCCAAGCCCATCGAGCTGCCCGATACCGTCTGGCCGAAGAACTACAAGCTGTGGTTCCGCCCCGACGCGACCTTGAAGACCTTCGTCGGTCGGGCGGACGTCGAAATCGAGGTGCTCAAAGCGGTCGACGCGATCACCGTCGCCGCGCACAACTTGAATTTCGCCAAGGGTCGCACGACCTTGCGCAAGCTGTCGAATGCGTCCTCGGCCATTGCGTTGACCCCCGTGCCGCAAACCCTTGGCGACCTCGTGCAATTGCGCGTCAGCCACGGCCAAATCGCCCCCGGCAAGTATCAACTGCACATGGAGTGGGACGGCAAGATTCAGTTCTCCGACGCGGAGTACTGCCCGCCCGATGAAGTGGCACGCAATCCTTTCTGCTCTTCGGCCACCGGCATCTTCAAGGTCGGCCTGCAGACCCCCGACGGTGTCACCAGCGACGCCATCGTCACGCAGGGCGAAACGAACTATGCGCGCCAGTGGTTCCCGGGCTGGGACGAGCCCGCCTTCCGCCACACCTTCGAGGTGAGCGCGGAGGTCCCGGGCGAATGGAAGACCGTATCCAATGGCGCGAACCTGCCGGCGGTCAAGCTTCCGGACGGCTACCAACAGGTGTCGTTCGAGAAGACGCCCGTGATGCCGATGTATCTCCTGTTCTTCGGCGGCGGCAAATTCGACATCCTCGAAGACAACTTCAAGAACCCTCTGGACGGCAGCGACGTGCACCTGCGCTGGTTCACGCCCCCGGGCCGTTCGACTTGGGCCACATTCCAGATGCAGTGGACCAAGGAGGCGATGGACTTCTACTACAAGTACACGGGCATCCCGCTGCCGTTCAAGAAGTTCGACACGATCGCCGCCAACGACAGCTATGACAACAAGCCGCGCACCGGCTTTGGTGGCATGGAGAACTGGGGCGCCATCTTCGAGTTCGCGGATCTGGTGCTGACCAAGCCGGGCGATCGGCCCGAGCCGTACTCCGTCAGCGTCGTAACGCACGAGATTGCGCACCAGTGGTTCGGCGATTTGGTAACGCCCGACTGGTGGGACAACGTTTGGCTCAACGAGTCGTTTGCGACCTGGTTCGCGAACCGCACCGTCATCCAGTACCACCCCGAGTATTACACGTTCACGGACTTTGCGAACGGCAAGCGCGGCGTCTTCAACGCGGATGTTCGCAACACCGCGGTCCCCGTGCAGCGCAACCTGAGCGATCCCGGCTCGTTCGGCTTCATCAACCCGTCGGTGTTCGTCTACACCAAGGGCAACTACCTCCTGCAGATGTTCGAGAACTACCTCGGCGCGGAGGGCATGCAAAAAGGCCTTCAGATTTATCTGAAGAATTACGCCTTCGGCAACGCCACCCCGGCGCGCCTCTGGAAGTCGCTCGAGGAGGGCAGCGGCAAGAAGATCGCCGACATCGGCGACAGCTTCATTCGCCAGACCGGCATGCCGTTGGTCACGGTCGACGGGCAGTGCGTGAACAACACCACGTATGTCTCGATCACACAGGCGGCGTACCCCAATCAAAACGTGTACCCGGCGTCGAAGTGGAACATTCCGCTGACCCTCGCCTATGGCAATGCGCTGCAGGAGCGCAAGACCATCGTCCTTTCGGAGAGCTCCACGCAAATCGAGCTGCCCGGATGCACGGCCGTGGTCGCCAACCCCACGGGCCTCGACTACTACGTGACGAATTACAGCGGCCCGTCCTGGTCGGCGCTCCTGGCCAAGGTGCAGTCGGTCGCCAGCAACAAGCCGCTGCTGAGCAACATCGTCAACGACGCCACGCGCTTGCTGGCATCGGGCCTCATCTCGCAAGCGCAATACGATCAAATCAAGAACGTCATCAATTTGCCCACGACGTTCAAAGCTGACGCGTTGGAAGTTCAGTCGTCGGAGCCACTCAGCTCTCAAAACGCATTGCGTTATCAGGGTGAGCTGAAGCTGCGCGAAAATACGTCGCGCTAAAGTGGATTGACGGATGGCCGAATGACGCCGCCCATCACGGGCGGCGTTCTTTCGTAAGTATTCTTTCGTAAAATCGTCACAGAAGGACGGGATCCGACGTTTGTCGCAGATTTTTCGTCCTTCTGTGCTTTTATGATCGCAAATTGCGAATGTGCGATTTGGGCCTTGCGATGGTTTGGCAATGGCCGAAAGCCCCTTCGCGCCCTATCAATGCTCGTCGTTCGAACGCGATGCGGAACCGTCGGCGCCGCAAACCGCCGATGACCAAGGATGATGCCATGAAATCCATCTTCAAGCCCGTCATCAGGAATGTTGCTATTACCACACTTGCTCTGGCTCCGCTCG contains these protein-coding regions:
- a CDS encoding HIT family protein, which gives rise to MGCIFCEIAGGKLPAARVLDEPDVVAFLDKKPLFHGHVLVIPRAHVETLPELPPAGLSALFPVVQRVARAVEAALEAEGSFVAMNNKVSQSVPHLHVHVVPRRKGDGLKGFFWPRTKYASDEAMNEVAARVRARLEAP
- a CDS encoding LysR family transcriptional regulator, which codes for MDRFDAMRVFTRIVERRSFTLAAEDLRLPKATVTHALKQLEARLGVRLIQRTTRHVSPTLDGEAYYQRCLRLLADVEEAESAFKDAKPKGLLRVDVHGTLARHFVIPALPEFFERYPDVELHMSEGDRLVDPVRDGIDCVLRVGELRDSSMIARQVTLLEEITCASPAYLARYGTPRTLEQLGEHRAVNFVSSATNKPFPFEFLVGGSVKLKTLRGALSVNGAEAYIGAAIAGLGLIQVPRYHVAEALAQGRLRPVLIKFPPPRTPVSLLYPHNRQLSPRVRVFVDWVAEQFAKP
- a CDS encoding SDR family oxidoreductase translates to MNNGNRKVAIVTGASRGIGAAIASRLAADGMAVVVNYVGSAEEAETVISTIRAAGGVATAVRADVADPAAARRLFEEAEAAFGKVSVLVNNAGIMQPGLVPLADTSDALFDRLVAVNLKGTFNTLREAASRLGEGGRIVNFSSSTVGLTPPGYSAYVATKAGVEAMTNIFAKELRGRSITVNAVAPGPTATALFFNGKSQELIDHFTKAAPLERLGTPEDIAAAVAFLVGPDGAWINGQTLRANGGIV
- a CDS encoding E3 ubiquitin ligase family protein codes for the protein MFAPLVRTGDALVRGQAVASRHGLLCAEGNVVCTEPVISPVTGTPCLFYSIRATVRWHEAGMRRQRVLDSRHEAARFALDDGSGAIWIDAVWGGHFEPMETTRQSKPIGPYGHIAGTDFLFGKYKLSTGALPRGAICRVEEHVLPLLPRLYARGKIESRGIGHPGWCKLFLEGRAAAH
- a CDS encoding sigma-70 family RNA polymerase sigma factor, which codes for MILSMELQTCGFDAPDGWETIEQRLRDMVAAGRAAWPTVVLEERAFVRYVAERLARTDSILGALESLHASDLYLACGCVKGNEAALAAFDGAMRKVAEVALRRMWGTGPRAASPHEHSPSHADDALQALSTRLLVPVGDAPPRIAEYSGRGDLRGWFRVAITREALSAARATKREVGLDERSMAMTPCTQADPELSHLRRRFASEFSAAFAEAARSLESAERNLLRHHYLDGLSIDEIGAIYRIHRVTAARRLNRAREALVLATRRLLAERLNATPSELQSAMRALDGVVDITLRNALCPTDMGTDATSQTSNSHRH
- a CDS encoding tetratricopeptide repeat protein, with translation MPSCDSNTIAAFIEGALSAEEEARFEAHVDTCPECRALLGMLGRSAVALRDGQPDPEASPPIRIGERVGRYVILDWLGEGGMGVVYAAHDPELDRTIALKFLRPGLLDTRSAGGERLLGEARAMAKVAHPNVVNVFDAGVHGERIFVVMERVDGSTLREWLAAAPRAPRDVLHMFVEAGRGVAAAHAAGLVHRDFKPDNVLVGADGRVRVTDFGLALARAANVERLGPTDDARGPGTPAYMAPEHGDPDRIDARTDQFSFCVALYEALHGAPPFPRKAAPEKYARTPDPPRGVPRRVARAIVRGLRANKEERHPSMTALLDELAPPRWPLRVVLALGILVLAIAGGASFAMHRLAARPAVCPSAEPKLAGVWDGPSRERVHKAFLATGQPYAEDTWKKTERILDTYVSRWTAMNVEACEATQIRAEQSPQLMDLRIDCLAGELREMKALISVYADADAKTLQESVKSARALRSVDACSDVRSLVTKLAPPSDPAQRARIDEVLERVGQAAALESAAKYVRAAEVAQAAATDAATLGYPPALAEALRRRANIAWRRGDDAAAVLDLFSTIEAAEMGRDDLLKARALTTLVYVLGDRQQRYADAERIAQLARGAIERSGGHGELEARLLEGLAAIHQGQGRYDEARKLGVEALALWEKANGPDDLEVAISLNNLSLALRRLGDLSGTLAKREQALGILQRVLGRGHPTTATIQGNVAVALTDMHRLDTAWAMAEESRDLLAQTLGPDHVQVAYIEDTLAAIRLEQDRCAEALPHAQRATDIIERTRGPKSPTLAEVLNTVGRIERCLGRVERAIELHRRALSIWEPASTESGGYATTLHAMGEDWLAAKRPSSALAPLERALQLRSGPDRLQEDLADTRFTLARALDGARREPDRARSLADAALDFYAATPGCERDRDTVAMFLRTLR
- a CDS encoding ThuA domain-containing protein produces the protein MTATAKSGASTLARIIVLLLGCVCFDSNLAYGEERAAPKFKVLAFYNGTYDAAHISFVREANRWFPQVAAQHGFSYTSTNDWNRLNANELGQYQVVMFLDDLPHTAPQKSAFQTYMQNGGAWFGFHVAAFNTDPGSWSWYHRQFLGTGAFKSNTWGPTTAVLRVENRTHPATARLPATFRSAVSEWYSWNNDLRKDANIRILASVDPSSFPLGTDPNQTWYNGYYPILWTNVNYRMLYANFGHDAMDYGANKPLSSTFASEVQNRFIVDGLLWLGGAAAAPVQGLGSDAQPEMN